A single window of Colletes latitarsis isolate SP2378_abdomen chromosome 11, iyColLati1, whole genome shotgun sequence DNA harbors:
- the Nkd gene encoding NKD inhibitor of WNT signaling pathway naked cuticle isoform X1 yields the protein MMLQYDRSGSHVVLRHTCIFLTGRSIWSLVGNTEGSDSEELLAGVSAPCNGSPPESKPILLETEAPQVAVDASTNPTPATGNDEQPTASTTKQLSFEEFECDVSVAEGDRRRQEFSFTLYDFDGHGKITKDDIAGLVTTIYDTLGASIQVPPCGSKTIKVKLTVSPDQRGSQTRAGCPNASQPAAASFSGNSSCCHLKHASCNNAATHTAAHGLRRVPRRRRVPRHRCQNEQKEVDTHSEDDGGENARTNRIKQEELRRRVGPLPHLPSPYSNSSEGDISDDSDVSPAVSPLTPLLMTNQRKRSGALQRQQLLEIIQANMEKNNLSFHTSRKRHQNEQSRIPSQTPHVELSTHHNNQDCRSPSEARPPTMAYVKPTREKLQGFTSFSKVPAKSRGNLRKTRPQYGLQRNNTTVQPPRAYVQPQVLSRTVTSPNTYADQQTTGNANRNVGNLLPNTQHPVNPAPTSNHNTPRNETQFSQSQQKSSKKHQLKHATREQDQARAMVQVVRWLEREFSQNAAASSGRKHVHEHIHHHYHHYHTEALV from the exons TCGTTGGTAATACGGAAGGCAGCGATTCGGAGGAACTACTTGCCGGTGTCTCAGCGCCTTGTAACGGTTCGCCACCGGAATCCAAGCCAATTTTGCTAGAAACGGAAGCTCCGCAGGTCGCGGTCGACGCTTCAACCAACCCTACGCCGGCGACCGGAAATGACGAGCAGCCGACTGCTAGTACGACGAAGCAACTCAGTTTCGAG GAATTCGAATGCGACGTGTCGGTGGCGGAGGGCGACAGAAGGAGGCAAGAATTTTCGTTCACTCTGTACGACTTTGACGGCCACGGAAAGATAACAAAGGACGACATAGCTGGCTTGGTCACCACCATTTACGATACCCTGGGCGCTTCCATCCAGGTACCTCCGTGCGGCAGCAAGACGATTAAGGTGAAATTGACGGTGTCACCGGATCAGAGAGGCAGCCAGACGCGAGCCGGCTGTCCGAACGCTTCTCAGCCGGCTGCGGCGAGCTTTTCCGGAAATTCGTCCTGCTGCCATTTGAAGCACGCGTCCTGCAACAATGCCGCGACCCACACAGCCGCACACGGTTTACGCAGAGTTCCTAGAAGGCGGAGAGTGCCACGGCACCGTTGCCAG AACGAACAAAAGGAAGTGGATACTCACAGCGAGGATGACGGCGGTGAAAACGCGCGAACGAATCGAATAAAGCAGGAGGAATTACGCAGAAGGGTGGGGCCCTTACCTCATTTACCATCGCCCTATTCCAATAGCTCTGAGGGTGATATTAGCGATGACAGCGATGTTTCCCCCGCAGTTTCCCCCTTGACGCCTCTCCTCATGACTAATCAGCGAAAACGCAGCGGTGCCCTACAAAGGCAACAGCTCTTGGAAATTATTCAGGCGAACATGGAAAAGAATAATCTCAGTTTTCATACGTCAAG GAAACGGCATCAGAACGAACAATCGCGCATTCCATCTCAAACTCCACACGTCGAGCTATCGACCCACCACAACAATCAAGACTGTCGTTCACCGTCGGAAGCGCGGCCTCCAACGATGGCGTACGTGAAGCCCACGCGGGAAAAGCTTCAGGGTTTCACGTCTTTTTCCAAGGTTCCGGCGAAATCACGGGGGAATTTACGGAAAACACGGCCGCAATACGGGTTACAGAGGAACAACACCACGGTGCAACCGCCGCGAGCTTACGTTCAGCCGCAGGTCCTGTCCCGCACCGTAACCAGTCCGAACACCTACGCGGACCAACAAACTACGGGCAACGCGAATCGTAACGTGGGTAACTTGTTGCCGAACACGCAGCATCCGGTCAATCCGGCTCCGACGAGCAATCACAATACACCGCGTAACGAAACGCAGTTCAGCCAGTCGCAGCAGAAGTCTAGCAAGAAGCATCAGTTGAAACACGCGACGAGAGAACAGGACCAGGCTAGAGCCATGGTCCAAGTCGTTCGCTGGTTGGAGCGTGAATTTTCGCAGAACGCGGCAGCAAGTTCGGGTCGGAAACACGTGCACGAGCATATTCATCATCACTATCATCATTATCACACCGAGGCTCTCGTTTGA
- the LOC143348091 gene encoding zinc finger protein 706, translating into MARGQQRIQSQAKAAEKAAKVKKQQGHSANDQKKAAQKALVHVCTVCKAQMPDPKTYKQHFENKHPKTELPEDLKNV; encoded by the exons ATGGCTCGCGGACAACAAAGAATTCAGTCGCAGGCTAAAGCAGCAGAAAAAGCTGCTAAAGTGAAAAAGCAGCAAGGACACAGTGCCAATGACCAAAAAAAGGCAGCTCAGAAAGCTTTAGTACACGTGTGTACAGTTTGTAAG GCCCAGATGCCAGATCCAAAGACTTACAAGCAACACTTTGAAAACAAACATCCGAAAACCGAGTTACCGGaggatttaaaaaatgtatga
- the Alphasnap gene encoding alpha-soluble NSF attachment protein, with protein MADNEQKAIQLVAEAEKKLSSKGFFSSLFRGSSKVEEAVECYQRAANMFKMAKKWSSAGSAFFEAAELHLKAGSRHDAATNYVDAANCFKKSNINEAISCLLKAIEIYTDMGRFTMAAKHHQSIAEMYESEAVDLEQAVNHYEQAADYFRGEESNSSANKCLLKVAQYAAQLENYDKAIQIYEQVASASLESSLLKYSAKDYFFRAALCHLCVDALNAQHAIERYQEQYPAFQDSREYKLIKTLIEHLEEQHLEGFTEAVKEYDSISRLDQWYTTVLLRIKKQVNDNPDLR; from the exons ATGGCTGACAACGAACAGAAAGCGATACAACTAGTGGCCGAGGCCGAGAAGAAACTGAGCTCGAAGGGTTTCTTCAGTTCGCTGTTCAG GGGATCATCGAAAGTGGAAGAGGCTGTAGAATGTTATCAACGCGCCGCAAATATGTTCAAGATGGCAAAAAAATGGAGTTCGGCTGGTAGTGCTTTCTTTGAAGCAGCCGAGTTGCACCTAAAAGCAGGCAGTCGCCACGATGCTGCCACCAATTACGTAGATGCTGCTAATTGCTTTAAGAAATCTAATATAAATG AGGCAATTAGTTGTCTGCTAAAGGCGATCGAGATTTACACCGACATGGGTCGATTTACAATGGCAGCGAAACATCATCAAAGCATAGCCGAAATGTACGAAAGCGAGGCGGTAGATCTCGAGCAAGCTGTTAATCATTACGAGCAAGCTGCCGACTACTTCCGTGGAGAAGAAAGCAATTCCTCCGCCAATAAGTGTCTTTTGAAAGTTGCGCAATACGCCGCGCAACTTGAGAATTATGATAAGGCTATACAAATTTATGAACAG GTTGCCTCTGCATCTTTAGAAAGTTCTCTATTGAAATACAGTGCAAAGGATTACTTCTTTCGAGCGGCGTTATGTCACTTATGCGTTGATGCATTAAATGCACAACATGCGATCGAACGTTATCAAGAACAATATCCTGCATTCCAAGACTCCAGGGAGTATAAACTGataaag ACACTAATAGAACACCTCGAGGAACAACACCTCGAAGGTTTTACAGAAGCAGTAAAGGAATATGACTCAATCTCACGATTGGATCAGTGGTACACAACAGTATTATTACGTATTAAAAAGCAAGTTAACGATAATCCAGACTTACGCTGA
- the Nkd gene encoding NKD inhibitor of WNT signaling pathway naked cuticle isoform X2, with translation MHEGLMATGLVKWWRARFLAGYRPFSVVGNTEGSDSEELLAGVSAPCNGSPPESKPILLETEAPQVAVDASTNPTPATGNDEQPTASTTKQLSFEEFECDVSVAEGDRRRQEFSFTLYDFDGHGKITKDDIAGLVTTIYDTLGASIQVPPCGSKTIKVKLTVSPDQRGSQTRAGCPNASQPAAASFSGNSSCCHLKHASCNNAATHTAAHGLRRVPRRRRVPRHRCQNEQKEVDTHSEDDGGENARTNRIKQEELRRRVGPLPHLPSPYSNSSEGDISDDSDVSPAVSPLTPLLMTNQRKRSGALQRQQLLEIIQANMEKNNLSFHTSRKRHQNEQSRIPSQTPHVELSTHHNNQDCRSPSEARPPTMAYVKPTREKLQGFTSFSKVPAKSRGNLRKTRPQYGLQRNNTTVQPPRAYVQPQVLSRTVTSPNTYADQQTTGNANRNVGNLLPNTQHPVNPAPTSNHNTPRNETQFSQSQQKSSKKHQLKHATREQDQARAMVQVVRWLEREFSQNAAASSGRKHVHEHIHHHYHHYHTEALV, from the exons TCGTTGGTAATACGGAAGGCAGCGATTCGGAGGAACTACTTGCCGGTGTCTCAGCGCCTTGTAACGGTTCGCCACCGGAATCCAAGCCAATTTTGCTAGAAACGGAAGCTCCGCAGGTCGCGGTCGACGCTTCAACCAACCCTACGCCGGCGACCGGAAATGACGAGCAGCCGACTGCTAGTACGACGAAGCAACTCAGTTTCGAG GAATTCGAATGCGACGTGTCGGTGGCGGAGGGCGACAGAAGGAGGCAAGAATTTTCGTTCACTCTGTACGACTTTGACGGCCACGGAAAGATAACAAAGGACGACATAGCTGGCTTGGTCACCACCATTTACGATACCCTGGGCGCTTCCATCCAGGTACCTCCGTGCGGCAGCAAGACGATTAAGGTGAAATTGACGGTGTCACCGGATCAGAGAGGCAGCCAGACGCGAGCCGGCTGTCCGAACGCTTCTCAGCCGGCTGCGGCGAGCTTTTCCGGAAATTCGTCCTGCTGCCATTTGAAGCACGCGTCCTGCAACAATGCCGCGACCCACACAGCCGCACACGGTTTACGCAGAGTTCCTAGAAGGCGGAGAGTGCCACGGCACCGTTGCCAG AACGAACAAAAGGAAGTGGATACTCACAGCGAGGATGACGGCGGTGAAAACGCGCGAACGAATCGAATAAAGCAGGAGGAATTACGCAGAAGGGTGGGGCCCTTACCTCATTTACCATCGCCCTATTCCAATAGCTCTGAGGGTGATATTAGCGATGACAGCGATGTTTCCCCCGCAGTTTCCCCCTTGACGCCTCTCCTCATGACTAATCAGCGAAAACGCAGCGGTGCCCTACAAAGGCAACAGCTCTTGGAAATTATTCAGGCGAACATGGAAAAGAATAATCTCAGTTTTCATACGTCAAG GAAACGGCATCAGAACGAACAATCGCGCATTCCATCTCAAACTCCACACGTCGAGCTATCGACCCACCACAACAATCAAGACTGTCGTTCACCGTCGGAAGCGCGGCCTCCAACGATGGCGTACGTGAAGCCCACGCGGGAAAAGCTTCAGGGTTTCACGTCTTTTTCCAAGGTTCCGGCGAAATCACGGGGGAATTTACGGAAAACACGGCCGCAATACGGGTTACAGAGGAACAACACCACGGTGCAACCGCCGCGAGCTTACGTTCAGCCGCAGGTCCTGTCCCGCACCGTAACCAGTCCGAACACCTACGCGGACCAACAAACTACGGGCAACGCGAATCGTAACGTGGGTAACTTGTTGCCGAACACGCAGCATCCGGTCAATCCGGCTCCGACGAGCAATCACAATACACCGCGTAACGAAACGCAGTTCAGCCAGTCGCAGCAGAAGTCTAGCAAGAAGCATCAGTTGAAACACGCGACGAGAGAACAGGACCAGGCTAGAGCCATGGTCCAAGTCGTTCGCTGGTTGGAGCGTGAATTTTCGCAGAACGCGGCAGCAAGTTCGGGTCGGAAACACGTGCACGAGCATATTCATCATCACTATCATCATTATCACACCGAGGCTCTCGTTTGA
- the Gnmt gene encoding glycine N-methyltransferase — protein sequence MMDSVFRTRSLGTAAEGIRDQYADGRAAKVWEVFIGDKKQRTQNYRDFLVGLLRDKGCHRILDVACGTGVDSVMLLEEGFEVVSVDASDKMLKYALKSRWKRRKEQAFDNWVIEEANWLTLPNDIRHLIGEGFDAVICLGNSFAHMPDTFGDQREQRQALLNFERCVKSGGLLLIDHRNYDYIIETGDIPPKCIYYNSQHMTTIKASVLFVSGKPAIVTLDYMITLDDAENDENQEHVSEFRLSYYPHRLKVFTNMVDEAFHYRAKHVIYGDFKSLDEVKHPGFYIHVMEKPA from the exons ATGATGGATTCGGTATTCCGTACTCGGTCTCTTGGCACTGCAGCTGAGGGTATCCGCGACCAATACGCGGATGGAAGAGCAGCCAAGGTCTGGGAAGTGTTCATCGGCGATAAGAAACAAAGAACTCAGAATTATCGGGACTTCTTGGTGGGTCTGCTTCGAGACAAAGGATGTCATAGGATATTAGACGTGGCGTGCGGCACTGGCGTCGACTCGGTGATGCTCCTCGAGGAAGGCTTCGAGGTGGTCAGCGTCGACGCTTCAGACAAAATGCTGAAATATGCTCTGAAATCCAGATGGAAGCGTCGGAAGGAACAGGCATTTGATAATTGGG TGATCGAAGAGGCAAATTGGTTGACCCTGCCGAACGATATTCGTCATCTGATAGGGGAGGGTTTCGACGCGGTAATTTGCTTGGGAAACAGTTTCGCCCACATGCCAGACACGTTCGGTGATCAACGAGAACAGAG ACAAGCTTTATTGAACTTCGAGCGTTGCGTAAAATCTGGAGGTTTGCTGTTGATCGATCACAGGAACTACGATTACATAATCGAGACTGGCGATATACCGccaaaatgtatatactataac AGCCAACACATGACGACCATCAAGGCTTCGGTACTGTTCGTCTCCGGGAAGCCAGCAATCGTCACTCTAGACTACATGATTACCTTGGATGACGCCGAGAACGATGAAAATCAAGAGCACGTCAGCGAATTCAGGCTCTCCTATTATCCTCACAGACTGAAAGTGTTCACGAATATGGTGGATGAGGCATTCCACTACAGGGCGAAGCACGTCATCTACGGGGACTTCAAGTCCCTCGACGAGGTCAAGCATCCTGGCTTCTACATACACGTGATGGAGAAACCCGCCTAA